Genomic DNA from Lagenorhynchus albirostris chromosome 20, mLagAlb1.1, whole genome shotgun sequence:
CGCCCCTCAAGCTCTTCTTCCCCAACCCGGGAGGGAATTGTTTGGGGCACTCAGTTGGGAAAACTCCTGGTCCAGCTAAAGGTGGTGGAAAATCAAATGAGGGAGAGATGCCATCTGCCAAGgagctcagtttctccatttagaAAATGGATGAGAAGATCCTGCCTCACCACTGCCACCAGTGTAGAAGCTTTTTGACAgtgaaggaaaaaatttttaatcttgatGGGCTTTGAGCTACTGGGAAGAGCTGAAAAAAGCAAGCAGCCAACTCCTGTATTGTTCCCTGGGCCCTAATCCTGGTAGTATTTATTATTACACATGCATTTCATTATCTTTGCTAATAAATTACTATtaataacaattatttttattacccaGATTAATTTAGCCTTAACTCATTAAAACAGTGTGCTTCTTAATAGCCAAATACATTAGAATACCGTCATCTGTCATCAGGAATCTCCTGGTGATGTGACAAGCATCAGAACTGTTACgcttatgtttattatttattcatcacCATGATTGTTGCTGTGATTATCCTGACTGTCCACGGAGGCAGGGAGAATTAATGCTCTTCCATCCTTAGACAGCGGGGGATCCAGGAATGGAACCCAGGGGTCCTGATTCTCTGCACAAGACTGGGAACAGTTGAGGCATCCAGCTcctcctgggggcagaggggaagtTTGGGGATTTGAGGTTGTTCTGGAAGCAGGAAAGCAAGTCTGGGGCTTTTCAGGAGGGGGTGCTATAGAAGCACCTCTTCAAGGGCTGCcaataaaggaaactgaggcagtggtCCGATTAGGGgcctggagtgggggtggggtgggggcagagaacCCAGGAAATGTACCCCTATCCCAGAGCAATGCTGGGGTTTTGGATGTGCAGGTGTGGCTCCCACAGGCAGCCAGCCTGGTCCACAGGGGACTTGTGCTTTCACACCATTGCTGGGTCCCTACTATGCCAGGCACTCGTTCTGTGCTGTGAAAGGCATTAGAGGCCAGAGAGGACAGCAGGGGGCCCCTCTCCTCCCATCAGAGAGGCTGATCTCCAGTTAGGTCTTTATACCATGGTCCCCAGTTTACACACCCCACCACTTCTCACCTCACTCAAACTCTGGTGTCCAAGCCCCTGCCCATCTGTAATACTTGCCTTCCCATAGGCCCTGGCCTGTCCCCACACAGCCCCCTCTTCTCTAGCCCTGTTTATCAATTTCGCGTCCTCGCCCAgcacgtgggatctcagttccccgaccagggaccagggatcgaacccatgccctctgcactggaagcatgaagtcttaaccactggacagccagggaagtccctgaactgtGGGTCTTAGAGGGAGCTGCAGGGGGCTCACCTCACCCAGGGCACCAGCCCCAACTAGAGACCCTTCCTCAGGCTCCTCCAGTGCCTATGTCCTAATGACTCAGGCTTAGTGCCATTAGGCTGTGCAGTGGTGACTCAAAGCTACCCCTAGATAGAGGGGCTGGTGGGCCTCACACAAGGACAGAGAGGGGGTCTCAGCACCAGGCAGGAAGGTGGTGACGCCCCGTCTCCCCATGTTGCCAGGGAAGGGCCAGGGCCCCAATGCAGCTCTACCTTCTGGAGGAAATTCTGGAAGCCTCTCTGCAAGGCAGGAAGCCAGGAAGGAAAAGCACAGAGCCCAGGGTCACCCCTGGACTTGAAGGCGTGGGAGGAGCAAGCTCCTCTTTTCTGGTCCCACCCATTGCCCAGCCCCATCATTTTTTTCTCCGCTCACTTGAATGTCCACCTCTGAGCCAGCCTTTCCCTACACTtgaccttttcattttctccctaGTTGTGTCTCCTCACCTTGGGGACCCAGGTTCACCTTCCTCTCCCCAGAGCAGGTTGGTCTGAGCTGGGGCAGTCCCCACTGAATCACTCCCTCCAGCCGACACATCTGGGGACAGGAGTGCCAGTGGTCTCCCTATCCTTCTCCCACTCAATAATCGCTGGGCTATGTTATTGTGTGTTTACTACTGTCTCCCCTGCACAGACCACAAGGTTCTGGAGGGCAAGCAGACTGAACCTCTGGAACCCCAAACCTGGCTCCAAGTAGGGGCTCAAAACTAATATAAAGAATGACCAGTGAGATTAAAGGAATCTcttggacaatctggaagaagtCACAAAGGATGTAGGGGAGGACCAGAGCCTATCACCCCACTGCTTGGATTTTTTTATGTGTATGGAGGAAATGGTCTGAGTAACTGTTAAAATGCTGGGTCTCTGAAACCCCTGGTTAAAGCCACCTCATTTCTTCTACCAGCCTGCGGTGCCACCTCCTTGTCAGGCTCTGTCGCTGTCCTGCCCCGGGGGGTAAAAAGAGGCTTTGGGGTCAGTTTCACCTCCCTGAGACTGCAGCAAGTGTCCTTGCCCCAAGCACACACCATCTTTGGGGCCTCCTCTTGTCTCATCTCTGGGGCCCTGCGGCACCCTCCTGAAGTAGCATAGGGTCTAGGGCCCACTGGCGGCCTGGTGACCACCTCCCTATTCAGGCAAGCTGGGTCCCCAGCCCCCTGAAACCTCAACTTCATGCCAGCCCAAACTTTctttaggaaaggaagaaattccATCAATGAAGGTGACATTGTTGCATCCCTTACTGGCGATTCATAAGGGGAAATGTGGGACTGTCTGCAGAGATGGCCCTAACTGGATACTAGGGCCTCCCATTTGGTCAAGAACCAAGGacaaagaggagagacacaggaaGCCTGATAGACACAAGTGGGAGAGACACCAAAGAAATAAAGGGGGGGGGGTTAAACCCAGGGGTGAGGGACCAGAAACCCAGGGAGAGACAGATAGGACTGGTAGACACAGGAGAGAGGCCAGcacaagagatggagagagaggagaaagaggcagGGGAGAGGCAGAAACCAAACACAGCAGGCAtgggagagagggcagagagggCAGGGGGCAGACTTACAAGCACCTGGTAGGCTTTTTGCTGACTCTCAGGCCTGTCCTTTCCCCCACCCCGCAAGCCAGGGTCTGCCTCAGGGTAGTGCTGCAGTGGGAGGGGTTCCAGCAGGATCTTGGGTCTCAGTCGCAGGAGATTCCTTCTCAACTCCCATCAGCCTAGCTTTAGTTCTGATTGGCACAGACACCTTCTTCCACAAGGATGCTCTGCTTGACTACCCCAGGGGCCCCAGGCCACCGTGGTCTGGGAGCACTGAGAAGGGAGGGGGAATCAAAGCGAAGGGAGCTGCGTAAAACTGTCACCCTGGGGCAGGGTCAGGTCAAGATTTGTCCTGGGGCAGCGGTTCCAAGGAGAGTAGGAGGCATTGCCGGTCCCAGGTACCAAAGACCTCGTGAGCTTGGTGCCTGCCACTCTGGTCTCTCCGATGGGGATAGGGAAGGAAGAGGATCCCCCGACACCCCAGGAATCAGGAGTTGCAGCTGGGAGGCAAAGAGGAGGGGAGTTTCCACCTCTTTGCCCTGCCTCAGGAGGAAAAACTTTCCCCCCCAGGCCGTCTTTTTGTGCGGTTAGCTCTGACACAGTGGGAAGGGGCCGCGCAGTCCCGGGTTTTGCAAAGGGTGTCAGATCTGCCCAGTGGTCCCTTCCTTAGGGCGGGGGATGTATTGCAGCTAAGGCTTTATGCGCTCGGCTCCCTTTGCCTTTGTGCGCAAAACATCTCCTATAGCTCGCCTTCTCTGCTTGCGCGCCTAGCGGTGCGCCCAGGCGCCCGTGGGCGCCGATGCTGCCTTTCCCCAGAGCCCATCCTGATCCATCCCCTCATCACCAGCTGGTATCAACCAGAATCCCAGCTCTCAGATGCTGTTTCCCAAGGGCCAAGCCCCCAAGGGCCAGTCCGCGCGCCCGGGAGCCCTGCGCTCTGATTATTAGTTGGATTTATCTCCCTCATTTCCATACCGCAGGTGCCCAGCGGCATTTGCCTTGGAGCTGGCGCCCAGGAACCGAGGAGTTAGGGGTGCCAGCCAGCCTGGACCATCCCCGCCTGTAATGCCTAAGCCGCTCCAGGGGCTCCATCTGCGCCCTTCCGTACCCTTCGGCCCCGGGGTCCCTGGAtgccctgcccccaggccagCCCCATGTccccgccgggcccacctggccGTTCTTGCAGAGGTCCGCCCACATACTGGTGCCGTCGCCTCCGCGCATGAGGACGTGGTAGGTGAAAAAGTAGGTGCCGGGAATGTTGCATGTAAACTTGCCGCTGGTCGCGTCGTAGTTGTTGCCTAGGTTGGTGACCACGTCGTCGAACTTGAGCACCTCGTAACCCTCGTGAGGGTTCTTGAGGCCGGCGTAGAAGGCCACGCGCGGCACCGTGGTATAGGTGGCCGTGCTGATGGCGCCGCTGCCCCCCGCGCCCGGCAGCCCGGGAGGGCCGGTCTTGCCCGGCTCACCCTTCTCCCCGGGTGGCCCCACAGGACCCGGAGGACCCGGGTCCCCCGGGGGCCCGGGAGGGCCCGGCTTGCCTGTGCGTCCCGGCTTCCCCTGGGGGCCCTGCACCAGCGTGGAGGGCGGGGGCGCGCCGCTCTGCTCGCTCAGGGCGTCGCCGCCGTCGGGCCGCGCGCCGGCGCCGGGGCCCCGCGCGGGGTAGGGGTCGCACACCATGCGGCAGGTGCCCAGCATCTCGTAGTGGCCATCCGGGCCGCCCGAGCTCACCAGCACGGGGATGAGCACCACCAGCACCAGCAGCATCACCACGCCCGCGGCGGCTGCCAGGAGCGTCTTCCGGCCGGCGCGGAGCCTGGGGAGCGCCGGGCCGCCAGGCCGCGCCGTCGGGGCAATGGTGCCGGCGGGCGGGGGGCGCGGGCAGGGCGCCCGTGCTCAAGGGCGGTCCGGCGGGGCTGAGGGCATGGGGCCGGGCCCGGGGCGCCGCGCTGCGCTGGATGCGCTGCCGAGCCCAGCCGCCGGCTCCCACCTCGCGCTTCCCTCCCGCGGCGCGGCAGAACTGAGCGCGGCGGCCGCCGCCTCCTGCCTAATTCCTCCTGCCTCCCCGCGCTCGAGCCACCGCCCCCTCCGCCCTATCCAGCCCCACCCGCTCAGCGCAGCTTTGCGCCCGtgaggggtggggctgagggctggGCCGGCGCCTAATTGGGCCGCGGACGGTAGGGCTCCGCCCACCAAGAGGGGCGGGCCCGTGGGGCGGGGCCGCGGAGTAGAGGGCTGGAGccgggagaggaaaggggagagtgACTGAGGGAGACAGGGCCTCGGAAATGGAGAGGATGCTAGAGTCTCAGACATAGGAGAGGCTCGCATAGAGAAGGGAAGACTAGGGACGAAAAAGCGAATGGAAGAGAGGGTCATAGGGAGAGCTAGAAAGCGCCGAGGGGGATTGGGAGGGAGAGGACTCGAGGGTCGCTTACGAGGAAAGccgagagagacagagggaggcacGAGGGGCCACGGCCCGCAGGGGCTGGAGGCGGGGGTAGGGCACCCCGGTCTTCAGGGGACAAAGAGCGATTGAGAGGAGGAAGGAGCGGGGAGCAAGAAGGAAGGACAAGGAAGAGGGTTATGAGcggggagaagaggggaaggcaggaggatggggagggggccAATCCGCCCTCAGGCCTCGCAGACAACCTGTCCgggagatgggggtggtggtgggatgccTGTCAGGGTGCCCAGCAGAATCCCGAGTGCTAACATCTGCCGCTCCCTCCTCTCTTTTTGGCTCCTGGATGTTCCCGGGACCGCCTTTCCCCAGGAGGAGCAGGATCTTCTACCCACACCTCCTTACCTCTGCTCCTTCCTGCCTGCGCTCCAGGCCAGGTCAGGCTGCTTTTTCCTGGGGATGGGCGTGGGGCCGGGGGCCCCTCCATCTTACTCTGGTCACTTCCCTTCTCCCTGCTTTTAGGCAAGGCAGAAATCGGGGCCCTAAGAAAGTGGGCACCCCAGGTAATTTCTCCATTCTGACAGTACAAACACATCCCTGGGTGGTGACCCCCTCTCCCAGGCTCCAAGAGGAGGGGTTGATCTCTCCCAGTCCCTCAGCTCTCCACTCCTACCCAGGCTCGAGCCTCCTGAGCTCCTAACTCTTTTCCCCATCAGGCTGTATAAGGCACTCCTCTTCCTCAAGTGCAGTAAAGTGTTTAGGCTGCATAAACGAGAAGGCGTCTGCTTCCATCAAAATATTTGTCACGTTATTTGAGGCCCAGTTTGTGCTGCTCCGCTGCTCCTTCTCACCCTCCTTTATCCAGCCTAGCCGGGAGGGCTCTGCCATGCCGAGGCCACGAGCTGCTGCTAAAGGATGACCCTCCagcctttctcctttctcctgagAGGACCCCTCCCAAAGCTGAGATTGATTAACCCCACCTGAGCTGGGAGGAGGACAAGAACAGGAGGAtgtcgggggcggggggtggaggcTGTGAGAGAGGACCTTTCAAGCACCGCCGAGCCCGTGTTAGAGTGATCCCCTCGCCAAGGAAGGAGCTAAAAATTCAATCAATAGCATTTATTCAGGGttttctgtgtgccaggccctgtgttgaCTGCTTCACAGAGGCCATCACACCAGATCTCCACAGCAATCCAAGGAGGTAAAGCCCAtcattactttcattttacagCGGGAGAACTGAGGCTCTGGGAAGTTAAGAgatttgcccaaagccacacaactAATAAGCGATAGAGCCGGGATTCAAACTGCCAGCCTGGCTCCAAGCTCTTCTAACCGCCACCCAGTTGGGTCTCTAGGTACCGTTTACTTCCTAGAGGGAGGAAGGCGTTAAGTGCAGGCGGAGGAGGACAGCtagacaccccccccccaggcTCGGGAAGAGTAGTCCCGACTCTCGGCTGTCAGTCCGGCCTCCCGTCCCCCACGGCGGTCTCCCCAGTATGACTCCCCCAAGAGCGACAGGGCTGGTGACCCGAGGGACAAGTGCGCGGTCGTCGGCGTATGATTTGTACAATCCCGCGCCCCCTAGTTCGCGCGCACACGGCTCTCTCCTCTGCTGTGCCGCTGGGGCTCGTCTGTCACCCGGAGTCCTTCCCGAATCCGCCGGGGAAACTGCGGCTGGTCGCCCGAGGCCGCGGAGGGGCGGGAGCACGCACCCCCGGCGCTCGCCGGGGCGTCCAGGGGCGCGCTCGGCGCTGCAAGGCGGCCCGCCCCCCGACCCGAAAGAGCGCCCGCTCCCCTAGCGCGGTGTGGCGTCGCTGTCAGACCAGCCGGATTCTCCCCGCTTCGCTGGAGTGGAAAATAACGGCTTCAAACTTTGCAGAGAGGAGCCGGTGCCAGCACTTTAATTAACAGCCATCTTGGCCTGTGAGCCTGGGCCACCGGCTCCGCGCCTCCCCCAGGCTCGCCGGCCCCGCCCAGGTCCCCGCGGGAAAGGGTCCTCCGCCGCGGCGCTCCGAGCCCCTCTTCCCCGGGACAAGAGGGCCTGGCTGATTGGGGGGCGGGTACTGTCTGGGACGGGGGCGCGTCTCCCCAGCTTAATACCTGAGGACCTCCAGCCCTCCTACCCCATCCACCCCGAGTTCTCTAAAGCCTGACCGCTGATGATTCCGGGGTTAGAGACCTGCATGCCAGTCCCAGGTGGTGATTTTAGGCTACAGACTAACCAGCAGCGTCTCAGGTGTTCTCCTCTGGAAAaggggttgttgtaaggattaaatgagtaataaTGAAGGTAGCAAAGCGCTGGCCTCAGTATCTGACCCTTATTAGGCGCCAAGTAAAGGATGGCTAATATAATTATTTCACAGCAAGACCCTTCCACCACCCTGGGGCATGGGATCTCCTCATCCTGCCTTTTTTCCTACAAATTGCTGTGCTTGGCGCTAGGAGAGGAGGACAATGGCCTATGCTTCCGGGTTCGGAGACAAGACTAGATGAATGAGAAAGGAACCCAGGAGTTCTGGCTCCCAGGCCTCTTCCTCAACCACCTGCCAAGCCCAGGGACCCAggttttcagaagaggaaagaggtgagcccagggaagggagggagggcagtgCTATCTGTAGCTGTGGTACTGCCAGTGCTGGGGGCTGAAGGTCCAGCTTTGCCTTCCTTACTGTGAGTGAGAGCTCCCTCCCTCCTACAGCCCCCATCATTCCAGAGGTGAGGAGGGGGTACTGGGCATTGAGGTGCTGTATGGTGGGTGTAAGAAAGTGGGTGAGTCTCTTCTTTGATGCATGGCTGACTTTAGGAAGCTGGGTGGCTGTTCTGTGGTATTTTGAGGTTCTTTGAATGAATGTGAGTGGGTGTGAATTGTAAGAGACTGTTTGCATTAGTGTGTGTCTGGGTTTGTGAGTGATGAAAAAGAGTGCAGTGCCCTGACTCATCGGCTGGCAAATCTGTGTTCATTTGTTCACTTGttcactcagtaaacatttactgaaagcACCGAGCTGGGCACTGTGAGGCCGTAGAGGTGGTGTGTCCAAAAATGATCAAGACCTAAGCAGCACCTCTAAGGAGCTCACTCTttggcaggggacacaggcaggAAGAAATGATAAGTGCTATgataattatgaatattttttgagCGCTTAGTAGTACAAGAACTTGCTCTAAGCATTTTGCATGGATTACCTCATTTAAATGTAACAACCTATTATCATTGATTTAAAACTATTACATGGCTTATATAATTTCGTTTCAATAACCCCAccaggtagatactattatttcccccattttatagctgaggagaCTAAGGCTTGGGTAGAGGTTTGCACTAGGTATTATGAAGCACAGATGGAAAACTCCCTTCCCAGAGGACTGTAGGAAGACTCTACAGAGGGGAGGTATCCTTTTTTTCCCATCTATTTATCCATCCACTTATCCATCCTTCATCCATTCTATAAGCCCATATTAATTGATGACTTATTATCACAAGATACAGTGATGAGCGTGAAAAGTCTTCTGACCTTATGTAGTTACAGCATATGGTAGAAACCTGGACAATTAAACAAGCAACTGCTATCCAACTTGACAAACTGCCTGGGAATATGTGGGATGCTATCGAAACACTGAGCAGTGTTGCCTAAATTCATCTGGAGGCAGGGAATCATgggaagcttcctggaggaggtggtattTTAGTTAAGCCCTGATTAAAGGATAGCAAGGTGAAGAGGATGACTGCCAGaaatggaggagagagggagggagggaagcttattccaggcaaagggagcagCATGTGCTAAGGACAAGACTGCAGGGCCTCAGTGGGCTGTGGCAAGGAGTGTATAATTTATCCTAAGGGCAATGAGAAACTACAGAAGAGTGTTGAGTGAGCgatatcagatttttaaaaattaattaatttatttatttttagctgtgttgggtcttgtttttgcgcgcgggctttctccagttgcggcgagcgggggctactcttcattgaggtgcacgggcttctcattgcagtggcttctcttgttgcagagcacgggctctaggtgcaggggctcagtagctgtggcacgggggctcagtagttgtggtgcacgggcttagttgctccttggcgtgtgggatcttcccggaccagggcttgaacccgtgtcccctgcattgacaggcggattcttaatgactgcgccaccagggaagcccgataatcaGATTTTTTCAGATATCCTTTGGGCAGGAGGGATTAAAATAGAGTAAGAGTGTCATAGGGAGATTAGGTAGCAGGAGGTTGCAGTGGTCCAGGCGAGAGCTGATAGTGACCTGATCtggatgggatgggggtgggatgagGAGCAGGAGACTTCCAGCTTTCTGGAAAGATCTTGAAATGTTTATGAAATTAATGAAGGGTGGATGAGTGTTTTTGCCATTACCTATGCACCAATATGTGCCAGACATTTTATATACTCTATTTCACTTAATACTCGCTGGAAGTCTAAGGAATAATCATTATCATCTTTACATTGGAGATGAGgatgctgaggctcagagaggtgaagtaacttgcctgggatcacacagctagtaggagAGAGAACTTGGGTCTGTTTGACCCTGGGTGGGGGCTCTTCACCACTCGGCCCAGCAGGTGCATACCCGGGAGATAAAGCAAAGCTAGGTCctttagagagaaagaaaagcttgGGTTAAGGCTCAATTATATAAAAGGCATATTTCTGGGTTTTGGTTGAAGCCACTGGTCTATAGCCCTGTCTTGGGCAAGGGTGGGGAG
This window encodes:
- the C1QL1 gene encoding C1q-related factor, which gives rise to MLLVLVVLIPVLVSSGGPDGHYEMLGTCRMVCDPYPARGPGAGARPDGGDALSEQSGAPPPSTLVQGPQGKPGRTGKPGPPGPPGDPGPPGPVGPPGEKGEPGKTGPPGLPGAGGSGAISTATYTTVPRVAFYAGLKNPHEGYEVLKFDDVVTNLGNNYDATSGKFTCNIPGTYFFTYHVLMRGGDGTSMWADLCKNGQVRASAIAQDADQNYDYASNSVILHLDAGDEVFIKLDGGKAHGGNSNKYSTFSGFIIYSD